The sequence below is a genomic window from Flagellimonas marinaquae.
ATATCCTAAGCATTAAAGGAAAAAAAGTTGAATTGGAACTAGGAGTTTATTCCAAGCCAAAAATATTCTATATCTACGATAAAATCTATGTTGCTGTAACGGACATCCAAAACCAACAAATCTATTTATTTGATAGTCAAGCCAAGCCCATACCAAACTTTCCGGTTTATGGCAGTTCCCTGATCGACCTCTCGGATATGGACAATGACAAAAAACTGGAGCTGGTCGCCAAGGACCAGGACAACTCGTTGATCGTGTACAAAATCAATTAACAAGATCTCGTAACTGCTACCTATACAATAGTTTAAACGAAATACACATATTTGATCATAGTGTAGTTTTCATTTTAGTAGTTTGTACGGTATTGCTATATCACAAACTAAAAAAACACTAGTAAAAATGAAAACCTCCAGCAAACTACTCTACTGTTTGTCAATTACACTGTTGATGGCTGCCAGTGCAGAAGCCCAATTTTTTAAAAAATTGGCCAAAAAAGCCGAACAGGCAGCCGAACGTACCGTTGAAAATCGGGTAGATAGAGAAACTTCAAAAAAAACAGACCAAGTCCTGGACAGTATTCTGGAACCGGGCACTGGCGGAAAACAATCCCCAGGCAACAATCCAGAAACCGGAAACATTCCTGGTGGCACCAATGAAAATTCCAACACCTCGGGGCCGGTAAAGGCCGAACCCCAGACCATCCAAGTTTATAGTAAGTTCGATTTTGTCCCGGGAGACAAACCATTGTTCTTTGATGATTTTAATGATGATTTCATTGGAGATTTTCCATCTAAATGGAACACCAACGGTTCCGGCGAAGTGGTGACCCTGGGCAATATGCCCGGTAAATGGTACGCCATAGCCAATAGAAGCCTTACCGTACCCAACTTAGGAACCGACCTGCCAGAAGATTTCACCATCGAATTCGATATAAGAGCGGTAAACCTAACCAAGAACACAAGTTCCCAAGCTGTAATGCGCATTTATTTGTCGGAGACCGCCAACCTGACCACAAACGAAAACAATGCATTGTCCAGTCTCTCGTTTTGCCAATATATTCCCATTGGCGTTAAGGTGGACAATAATTTTAGCAACGACCCATCCCCTATCCAAAATACCATGCAACAGGACTTGCGGGATATATTTCAAGATGTGGCCCATGTCTCCATTGCCGTAAATAAAAACCGATACCGCTTATGGATCAACCAGAACAAGATCGTTGATCTACCTCAATTTATAGTGGACCCAGAAAAAATAAACCATCTAAAGCTATACGTAAACGGAATAG
It includes:
- a CDS encoding OmpA family protein, with product MKTSSKLLYCLSITLLMAASAEAQFFKKLAKKAEQAAERTVENRVDRETSKKTDQVLDSILEPGTGGKQSPGNNPETGNIPGGTNENSNTSGPVKAEPQTIQVYSKFDFVPGDKPLFFDDFNDDFIGDFPSKWNTNGSGEVVTLGNMPGKWYAIANRSLTVPNLGTDLPEDFTIEFDIRAVNLTKNTSSQAVMRIYLSETANLTTNENNALSSLSFCQYIPIGVKVDNNFSNDPSPIQNTMQQDLRDIFQDVAHVSIAVNKNRYRLWINQNKIVDLPQFIVDPEKINHLKLYVNGIDTQNNQEQVLISNLKVAEGGVDLRRKLMSEGKISTNGILFNSGSAEILPQSMGIIRQISQVLNQDSSISLNIVGHTDSDGTDESNMALSKNRAEAVKNALVSVYGISPDRLTSDGKGESEPVADNSSAQGKAQNRRVEFIKK